From the Aphelocoma coerulescens isolate FSJ_1873_10779 chromosome 10, UR_Acoe_1.0, whole genome shotgun sequence genome, one window contains:
- the FEM1B gene encoding protein fem-1 homolog B, which translates to MEGLAGYVYKAASEGRVLTLAALLLNRSESDIKYLLGYVSQHGGQRSTPLIIAARNGHAKVVRLLLEHYRVHTQQTGTVRFDGFVIDGATALWCAAGAGHFEVVKLLVSHGANVNHTTVTNSTPLRAACFDGRLDIVKYLVENNANISIANKYDNTCLMIAAYKGHTDVVRYLLEQHADPNAKAHCGATALHFAAEAGHLEIVRELVKWKAAMMVNGHGMTPLKVAAESCKADVVELLLAHADCDRRSRIEALELLGASFANDRENYDILKTYHYLYLAMLERYRDSENVIEKEVLPQIEAYGNRSECRTPQELESIRQDRDALHMEGLIVRERILGSDNIDVSHPIIYRGAVYADNMEFEQCIKLWLHALHLRQKGNRNTHKDLLRFAQVFSQMIHLNEPVKAKDIESVLRCSVLEIEQGMARIKTTPDADIHTATDNYECNIFTFLYLVCISTKTQCSEEDQSRINKQIYNLIHLDPRTRDGSSLLHHAVNSGTPVDDFHTNDVCSFPNALVTKLLLDCGANVNAVDNEGNSPLHIIVQYHRPISDFLTLHSIIISLVEAGAHTDMTNKQKKTPLDKSTTGVSEILLKTQMKLSLKCLAARAVRIYNISYQNQIPRTLEEFVQFH; encoded by the exons ATGGAGGGGCTGGCGGGGTACGTGTACAAGGCGGCCAGCGAGGGCcgcgtgctcaccttggccgcGCTGCTGCTGAACCGCTCCGAGAGCGACATCAAGTACCTGCTGGGCTACGTGAGCCAGCACGGCGGGCAGCGCTCCACGCCGCTCATCATCGCCGCCCGCAACGGGCACGCCAAGGTGGTGCGGCTGCTGCTCGAGCACTACCGCGTCCACACGCAGCAGACCGGCACCGTCCGCTTCGACGG CTTCGTCATCGACGGGGCCACCGCGCTGTGGTGCGCGGCCGGGGCCGGCCACTTCGAGGTGGTCAAGCTGCTGGTGAGCCATGGCGCCAACGTCAACCACACCACGGTGACCAACTCGACGCCGCTGCGGGCGGCCTGCTTCGATGGCCGGCTGGACATCGTGAAGTACCTGGTGGAGAACAACGCCAACATCAGCATCGCCAACAAGTACGACAACACCTGCCTGATGATCGCGGCCTACAAGGGCCACACGGACGTGGTGCGCTACCTCCTGGAGCAGCACGCCGACCCCAACGCCAAGGCCCACTGCGGGGCCACCGCCCTGCACTTCGCCGCCGAGGCCGGGCACCTGGAGATCGTCAGGGAGCTGGTCAAGTGGAAGGCGGCCATGATGGTCAACGGGCACGGCATGACGCCGCTCAAAGTGGCCGCCGAGAGCTGCAAGGCCGACgtggtggagctgctgctggctcacGCCGACTGCgacaggaggagcaggatcGAAGCTCTGGAGCTTCTGGGGGCCTCGTTTGCCAACGACAGGGAGAACTATGACATACTGAAGACTTACCACTATTTATATTTAGCCATGCTGGAGAGGTACCGCGACAGCGAGAACGTCATCGAGAAGGAGGTGCTTCCCCAAATCGAAGCTTACGGGAACAGGTCGGAATGCAGGACCCCTCAGGAATTAGAGTCCATTAGGCAGGACAGGGATGCCCTTCACATGGAAGGCCTCATAGTGCGGGAGAGAATCCTGGGCTCGGACAATATCGACGTCTCCCACCCCATCATTTACCGCGGCGCGGTCTACGCGGACAACATGGAGTTCGAGCAGTGCATCAAGCTCTGGCTCCACGCGCTGCACCTGCGGCAGAAAGGCAACAGGAACACCCACAAGGACCTGCTGAGGTTCGCTCAGGTCTTCTCCCAGATGATCCACCTGAACGAGCCTGTGAAAGCCAAGGACATCGAGAGCGTCCTGCGCTGCAGCGTGCTGGAGATCGAGCAGGGCATGGCCCGCATCAAAACCACCCCGGACGCCGACATCCACACGGCCACGGACAACTATGAGTGCAACATCTTCACCTTCCTCTACCTGGTGTGCATCTCCACCAAGACGCAGTGCAGCGAGGAGGACCAGTCCCGCATCAACAAGCAGATCTACAACCTGATCCACCTGGACCCGCGCACGCGCGACGGCTCCAGTCTGCTGCACCACGCCGTCAACTCCGGCACGCCCGTGGACGACTTCCACACCAACGACGTGTGCAGCTTCCCCAACGCCCTGGTCACCAAGCTCCTGCTGGATTGCGGCGCCAACGTCAACGCCGTGGACAACGAGGGCAACAGCCCCCTGCACATCATCGTGCAGTACCACCGGCCCATCAGCGACTTCTTGAcattgcactccatcatcatcAGCCTGGTGGAGGCCGGCGCCCACACGGACATGACCAACAAGCAGAAGAAGACCCCCCTGGATAAAAGTACCACCGGGGTGTCCGAAATCCTCCTTAAAACTCAAATGAAGCTGAGTCTCAAGTGCCTGGCTGCCCGCGCCGTGCGGATCTACAACATTAGCTACCAAAACCAGATCCCCAGGACTCTGGAAGAGTTTGTCCAGTTCCACTAG